A window of Silene latifolia isolate original U9 population unplaced genomic scaffold, ASM4854445v1 scaffold_70, whole genome shotgun sequence genomic DNA:
tgatctcttatctcaacccaaattgtgacaccctaagacacgaccatttgcaattgagaatcctacatcaatacctgtcccttggtatccgacctttacttgcctctttgctaagagtagtttgtgatgttataaatattgttttggttggtagcttctgacgacgagtttaaaccgAACCTGGAGACATTATAGGATTGCACATAAGGAAGGCGAACCGCGAGTatccttatcttgggagtcctacTATTTTACAGGTAAAAAcccgttgtaacacccccatttatttaagggcctatATTAGGACTCCCCAAATAactaagggtgttaccatctcggtttcccgaggtagtagataacaaagggaaagaAGCGCAGTACTTTAATAAACAAATGTAATGTCATTACAACAGAAATAAGGTTTGCCTCGGAAAATAAAGTGTATGTCTGAAAACATGAAATGAAACTACAAAAGTGATCTAGACTCTAGTCCGGTCCAGGATCCAAGCCCTCTCTTCCCATCCACTTCCATGGTCTCAAgtactgtcaatctgctccccaataatttgGTTCATCACaaagcgtacacgaatacacggggtcaactATGAAGTTGAGTAGGAAACAGAATAAGTACAACAACAAAAATGCATAACTCCATTTCCAATTCGTCACGTCCCCCACCTCTCCAAATCACGGACCGCATAATCTCCATACCGTATCACGGACCCCGAATAGTCTCTGTTCCATATCACGGACCCTACATCTGGACCCTGAATAATTTCCGTTCCATATCACGGGCCCTATATCACGGACCGAACAATTTTCCGTCCCGTATCACGGACCCTATATCACGGACCCTGAACAATTTCCCGCTGTCTTATATCACCACATAATAGGATATGCATAACATAACAAAATTAATATAATAAACGGTACCACCTGCAATTCCCAAGACAGTTCAAGAATTCGATTCAGTATTTAAGTGGAAGATAAACCCAGtctattcccctacctcaaattgCAGAATGACAATCCAACATTGCTAAAAAATACTCCACGcgaaaaccgtcacctaaacatataatatttattaattattattccTTCAATTATTCCCCATTATAAAATAGCAATGATACCGACTATAGCGACTTTCTAAAAGTGGAAAGTTTCCTAAAATAGAGACTTCCCGAAATAGTAGCCTtgcccaaaatagaaacttttctcttttaacaacccgactcaaaacccgtctttaattaattactcattattaattattattttgttgGAATGCAAACCAAGATGACAATTAAAGGTTTAAATGAATTATATGGTGAAACGACCCAACACTTGAACAACTCGAACAATCCCGactctaattatattaaataactcGAGAATTAACTTAACTCAATTATTTGATGGCAcgggaattatattaattaaactatgaaaaacccgtctttaatttgCTAATAAGTCGGAactagattaattaattaagcatatAATAACAATGTTAATAATACTAATGGTAACACACTAAAAATACtaacataataataatactaataataataacagtagtaATTATAGTAACCATGAAACCAACGCAACAATCCGCAGCCCGCGAAGATCTCGACTCGAATTCATTACACGACACACACACACCCCTCGACCCGCGTCATCAACCAAACCCATGCCCCACAGCCACCGCCAGCCACCGCACGCCTGCACCCACCTCGACCTGCTCCACCCCCGACACCCAGAAAtgggtcgactcccgccggcaAGCCGAGCCACGGCCATGgcttggcctggttcaccacccaATCCCCCACAAACACGCCAAACAGGTTTGTAAAGACACGGTGCAACCCCAACAACCACGCAcaacaccaccaacaaccacctcaGACAATATCTCCGACAACTACACTACCCAAAGGACGTGGTGCCACCAcatcgacctcccccgagtcaatGGCGGCACCACCCCAAGGTCCCTACCTGAAACAGACTCGAAACACCCACCCTAGACGCCATTTCCGACACCCACAACCACAACGACCACCCTCAAAACCACCGAAGACTCGACCCCACCCCGAGAACACAACCTAGCCACCACGACCCATCGACTACAGCGACACACATGATATTACAAAAATGAACTGGAAAACAAGGTAACGAAACGAATGGTGATGACGACCTTACCTCGCTCGAATCGCCACCTCGGCCACCCTAGCAACCGCCGTCAGCTTCTCTCTGTTTCTCACTCACTCACCTGCACAGTTGGTGTGTAATAATTGCCAGCGGAAGGGTAGGGTGGTCGGGTTTTTAAAAGGAAGGAGAGGGGCAAGGGAGTATGGGTTGCGTTGGGGGTTGACGTAAACAAAGGAGTATGGGTTGCCTTGTTGTTGGTGTAGGCGTGGGGTTGGGGTATGGGTAGTCTAGGTTTGGGTAAAATAATCAAGCATGCTTTACACTCCCCAAAGACACGGTCCCCTTAATTATTTTGGGTCCGATTGGTTTCTTATTTGCGTTTAACCAATACCCGCAAtcctatatttaattatcttatatgaAACGTAAACTTACGAGAATACTTCCGTATTATCCCGACACTGAGTAACATAAATATGTACTTACTTTCATGATTAAATTTAACGTCTTGTGATTATAGTTTGTTATTtattatattataatattatattatttagcGACATAACACGGCCGGcttataataatttattaaaagtcagggtattacagtcttccccccttaaaatgaacttcgtcccgaagttcaccaatCGTAACCGATTAAGGGTTTACTCAACTTCTTTTACTTGTTCCttatttggttgtaatttataaaGCTACACGTAAAAACttcgaaatgttacattctacccccctaaaaaaaatgttacgtcctcgtaactcacctTAGGTGAACAAGTGCGGGTACTTCTCTTTCATAGACATTTCAGTTTCCCACGTTGCTTCCTCGACATTGTGATTAGTCCATAAAACTTTCACTAAAGCTGTTTCTCCCTTCCTAGTTTTTCTTACTTTCCTGTCCAGGATCTCTTTTGGCATCTCCACATAGGATAACTGTTCGTCTACTTCAACAACATCATGGTTCAGTATATgcgaaggatcactcacatacttcctcaaTTGTGAGACATGGAATACATTGTGGACCTTAGCTAGAGATGGAGGTAAAGCTAGTCGATATGCCACTTCTCCCACTCTGTCCAATATCTCATATGGTCCAATGAATTTCTGACTCAGCTTTCCCCGTTTCCCAAATCTCATCACCCCTCTCATCGGTGATACTTTCAGCAAAACTTTCTCTCCAGCCTCGAAAGAAATATCACTTCTCTTGAGATCAGCATAGCTCTTCTGCCTATCTTGGGCAGCTCTCATCTTCTGCCGGATAACCCGAACCTGTTCCACCATCTCTTGGATCATCTCTGGTCCCAACACCACCGTATCagctcgatcatcccaacacacgggactcctacacttcctcccATACAAGGCCTCAAAAGGGGCCATCCCAATGCTAGcatgatagctgttgttatacgaGAACTCTATCAACCCCAGTCGATCCTCCCAAGATCCCCCAAACTCCagcacacaagctctcaacatatcttccaaagtctgaatagttctctcagtctgaccgtcggtagctggatgaaaagctgtactcatcttcagctGAGTACCCAATGCAGATTGCAGCTCCTGCCAAAACCTAGATATGAATCTCGAATCTCGATCTGAAACAATGTCCTTAGGCACACCATGCAATTTGAGCACATTCTGAACATATAACTTAGCCAACTCAGCCTTACTccaggtatctttcataggaataaaGTGAGCAGACTTAGTCAACCTgtcaacaatcacccagatcatatTGTTGCCTCTCTGAGTTCGTGGCAACCCCACTATGAAATCCATGGATATactttcccacttccactctggcaccTCTAGAGGTTGAACCTTGCCCTGCGGCCTCTtatgctcccctttcactctctggcatgtcaaacatcgagacaCAAACTCCGCAACTTCCTTCTTCATatttggccaccagaaagtcttcttaagatccTTGTACAACTTGTCACCCCCTGGGTGAACGGAATATGGCGTGGCATGAGCCTCGGTTAGAATCTTCTTCTTTAATCCTTCATTGTCAGGGATGCACCACCTCCCATTGAACCTCAAATTACCATCAGAATGAATGCTGAATTTGGATTTGACCTCTCCATCAGCGCTCTCAATCATCTCACGCCATTTCTGGATTTTAACATCGTCTTTCTGCAACTCTCGAATCTCTCCATACAACTCTGGCTCTACAGTCAAATCCCCAAGGGTCTCTCCCTTCCGGATCACGTAAATCCCCATCTCTCTCAGCTCATTATACAATCTTACTCTCGATCTGGCACTACACAAAGCATGGATGGACTTCCTACTTAGTGCATCTGCCACCACATTCGCCTTGCCCTCGTGGTAGATAATTTGcatgtcataatctccaatcaactctatccacctcctctgcctcatattcaattctcgTTGGGTGTAAatgtacttcaagctcttatgatccgaaAACACTTTAAAAGTAGCCCCGTAGAGATAATGACGCCACAATTTAAGTGCGAAGACTTCGCTCCCAACTCCAAGTCAtgggtagggtaattctcctcgtaGGTCTTCAAGCGTCGTGAAGCATAAGCGATCACTCTCCCATTTTGCATCAATACACACCCCAggccatgcttagaagcatcagtataaacctcgaaattctcactCCCATCTGGTAAGGCCAGGATAGGAGCCGTCGTCAGGCGTTCCTTAAGGGTTAAGaatgccttctcacaactctcatcccagacAAAAcgattctctttcctcatcaacgatgTCAAGGGCTTTGCTATCTTCGAGAAGTCCTTGACAAATCTTCtgtagtaacccgccaaaccgagaaagcttcgaatctcgctcacattcttaggactctgccACTTAGTCACAGCCTCAATCTTGCTTGGATCGACAGACACCCcttctttagaaatcacatgccctaaAAAGGCAACTTTCTTcagccaaaactcacacttgctCAATTTTGCATTCAATTCTTTTTCCTGTAGTACCTTCAATACTTTCCTCAGGTGCTCTTCGTGCTCCTCCTCATTCTTGGAATATACCAGGATATCATCAATAAACACGACCACGAATTTATCCAGGTATGGACTGAATACCCGATTCATCGGTCCATGAAAGCTCTTTGGTGCATTAGTCAGCCCGAATGGCATTACCACAAattcatagtggccataccttgtTCTGAAAGCGGTCTTGGGAATGTCTTCATCCTTTATCAACAGTTGGTGATACCCCGATCttaaatcaatcttggagaaaacTCCAGCTCCGCTTAAGCGGTCGAACGGATCATCAATTCTAGGCAACGGATATcggttcttgatggtcacattgttcaactcTCGATAATCAACACAAAgcctcagactcccatctttcttctttacaaacaacaccggtgctccccatggtgacacaCTAGGTCGGATGAATCCTTTTCTCGCCAACTCATCCAACTCGCTTCTTCAACTCATCCATCTCTCTCGGTCCCATCCGATACGGTGATTTAGATATCGGTCCTGCTCCCGGCTTTAGATCAATGGCAAATTCCACTTCTCTCTTTGGTGGTAATCCAGGGACATCATCTCGAAATACTTCCTCGAATTCTCGTACAACAGGTATCTCACTAGCCCTAGGGGTTCTCGCCTCACAATCCCACATCTGACACAAGATTAATTGGTCCCCCTTCCTCAGACTAGACTTAAGGGTGTTAACAGAAATAAATTTGACTTTAGGTTTTACCAAGTATCCCTTGTAAGACACCCTTACTCCCTTAGGTCCCCTTAAGGAAATCTTCTTCTGGTGACAGTCGATAAAAGCTCTATATTTCCCCAACCAATCCATTCCCAGAATCACCTCAAATCCCCCCAAGGGAAACTCAATCAGGTCACAATGAAAGACAACCTCCCCGATCTTAATTGGCACACTCCTATAGACTCTACTACAGGACACAGACTCTCCAGAAGGTATAGTCACGGAATCCATAATCAAATCAAAAATTTCAAGATTCAACGTCCTAGCATGCTCTCTAGACACAAAGGAGTGGGTAGCTCCAGAATCAAAAAGCACAAAGGTAGGTTTCGAGTTCacaagaaatgtaccagtcaCCACATGGGCATCATCTTTAGCTGCCTGTTTCCCCATGGCATAAAGTTTGCCACTGGACTTAGCTCCACTCTGGCTGGTAGTAGCCCCCCCAGCCTGCTGGTTCTCTTCGGTTCCGGCCTTTTGATTATTTCCACTTCGCTTTGTCATCGACTCTGCCGAGCACGGTTCGGTAATTGTTGTAGCTCGGGTAATTCGCTAGCCCGGACCTCATACCACCTCCATAGCCTGACATGGGAGCACGGTATCCACTACCTCCAGATGCATGCATGCGCGAACCACTGTATCCAGAGGTAGATGTGTGGTACCCTCTGGACTGATTCCCACCAGACGATCGGCATACTGCCTGCTTGTGCCCTATCTTCCCACAACCATAGCAAACTAACCCAACGGTACCGGACCCCGTTCTACCACTCTTGTAGCCACCCTGATTGCGGTTACTTCCTGAAGCATTGTTGGTGAAGTACCCACTGTACCTGTTGGAGTTCTGCTTCTTCGACCCGGCGTTCTCACTTTCAGCTTTCCTCTTTTCGGCCTTGGTCTTCTTCTCATCTTTAATCATCTCAGCAAGCCTCTCCGCCGCCCCAGCCCTCAGGTAGATGTTACGGACTGTGGTAGGCGGAGCGGATATGAGTCTTTTCTTGATGCCAATTGTCAGTCCCCTCTCAAACTTCATAGCTAACATTGCTTCATCGAAGCCCATTTCTCCTGCATGTTTAGCTAACTGGGTAAATTGCTTATAATATTCTTCCACTGTCATATCCTCTGCCATTTTGAAGATGTCAAATTCCTCTCTCAGCTTGTCCTTCTGAAATTCTGGAAGGAAGATATTATGTAAGATCCTCTGGAACACATCCCACTCTACATACTCACTCCCATGCTCGGCTGCAGACTCACGAATAGACATTTTGTTTGCAGACCACCAATCTCCAGCCATACCCCGGAGGTAATGGGCAGCTTGATCGACTTGTAATTCCTCCGGACAAGCTATAAGCTCGAACAAATTACTGAACTCCCGGCACCATTCTCCCAGCAAGTGAGGCTCCCCATCCCCCGTGAATTGGGTAGGGTTGTGCCTCGCAATAAACGTGCTCATCTTAGCGGAATCCATACGCTTGGCTTTTAAGGCTGCATTCTCGGCTAGCAACAGATCTAGCTCCTCTTGTGTGATGTCAACTGCCGGTCCACTCCTTGCTCGAGGCATTCTATACTATTAAAGGAAATCAGTAAATCTCACTGATTAAGAGTACCGATCTAGATTAGGCTATAGGCCCCAAATCATAATAATCATCCCTTTATAAATATGCGCAACTATTCTCACTACAACCTACATATAAACATGGttcagggatcacataaccgcatatcactagacaggATACTATACTTACACAATATAAGGAATCTCATAATTTCACTAGTCACAACACCGTCATATATCATAATTAATTGTTAGGCATATTAAGCATTCTTTCACAAACCCTCGGTTTCCATATTAATATCGTTGACATCCAAGAAATCTTAATAACTCCTTTATCACCTCCAAAATTCCCATCTCTTcctattctaccctttctctcgtatgCACTCGGGGTACCCGGGTAAAACTGAGAGGGCCCAAaaggttcggtgtgagggggcccctaactcatcccttaccttaaGTGTGCTCCTGACAGTCCTATCccgggggttcattttatttagactcttcctatgttcattggattcatttggttaggcctgaggatcgttcgctctgataccactttgtaacacccccatttatttaagggcctatATTAGGACTCCCCAAATAactaagggtgttaccatctcggtttcccgaggtagtagataacaaagggaaagaAGCGCAGTACTTTAATAAACAAATGTAATGTCATTACAACAGAAATAAGGTTTGCCTCGGAAAATAAAGTGTATGTCTGAAAACATGAAATGAAACTACAAAAGTGATCTAGACTCTAGTCTGGTCCGGATCCAAGCCCTCTCTTCCCATCCAGCTTCCATGgtctcaagtacctgtcaatctgctccccaataatttggttcatcacaggcgtacacgaatacacggggtcaactATGAAGTTGAGTAGGGAAA
This region includes:
- the LOC141640049 gene encoding uncharacterized protein LOC141640049 codes for the protein MGKQAAKDDAHVVTGTFLVNSKPTFVLFDSGATHSFVSREHARTLNLEIFDLIMDSVTIPSGESVSCSRVYRSVPIKIGEVVFHCDLIEFPLGGFEVILGMDWLGKYRAFIDCHQKKISLRGPKGVRVSYKGYLVKPKVKFISVNTLKSSLRKGDQLILCQMWDCEARTPRASEIPVVREFEEVFRDDVPGLPPKREVEFAIDLKPGAGPISKSPYRMGPREMDELKKRVG